The following nucleotide sequence is from Natronosalvus caseinilyticus.
GACGCCAGCCCCGGCGACGTCGTCGAGGTCTGGTCTGCCGACGGCCCGGACAGTCGCCGAGTCGCGACGGCCGACCTCCGGGCGACTGCCGGGGACGTCGTCACGCTCGCAATCGGTGAGGACGACGCCGCCAGCCTCGACCCGGGTCTCGAGTTCCGGCTCGTGACGCGTCCCAGCACGGCCGACGCGAGTCGGGGGCTTCGGGCACTGTTGCGAACGGCCGACACGACCGTCGCAACGGTCTCGGTCGAGGCCGATGGCCCCCTGGTCGATGCTCGAGTCGACGTGCTGCCTGGACTCCCGCTCGTGCTCGAATCGTCGAAAGGCGGTCGCGCGGGGACGACTACGGTCCCTGCGCTCGTGCCGTTCCCCGACGGCGACCGGTACCTCGAGGCCGGTGACACGTGTTACATCATGGGTCGGCCGGACGAACTGGCCCAGGCCCGGTTTCGAGAGCGGGTGCCGGAGCAGGAACGAGAGCAAGAACGGGAGCGGTAGCTACTTGCCTCCAGCGACGATAGCGACGATATATGACCACGTCCACATCCACCTCTCTGGAATGGAAGCTGTTCGCGGACCTCGCCGAGCACGCGGGTGACCGCGAGGTGACCGTGGCCGCCGAACCCGGCGACACCGTCGGAGACGCCCTCGACGCCCTGCTCGAGGACCGACCGGCGCTGGCCGAGCGCGTCCTCGAGGACGGCGAGTTGCGTTCCCAGATCAACCTCCTTCGCAACGGTGCCGACGTCCGGTCACAGGAGGAGGGACTCGAGACGGAACTCGAGGCGGGGGACGAACTGGCGCTGTTTCCGCCGGTTAGCGGCGGCTGATCGGGTTCGGGTCGGGGTCAGGATAGAAACCGGAAGCTGGGGCCGGACCCGGGAGCCACTTACGAAATTTCGCGAGTCACAACAGGAGCGTCAACACCAGTCGAATCGCCGCTCCAGCGACGAGCGCGACGGTCAACAGCGCCGTCGTGATCACGACGACCGGCGGAAGTTGTTTCTCCTCGTAGGTAAACAGGGCGTCTCCGAGCGACATACTCGAGGGTCCGAGTCTCGATAGTTAACCCTTTCGTCGTTGCTCAGCGGATTCGATTCGTCAGTGGACGGCCTCTCGGCCGGTAGAAACTGGCCGACGAACGGCCTCGGGGCGTGCGCCAGTACCGAGTCGTGCCCTCACTCGAGCTGCCCGTGAGAGCCGCTAAGATCTATCTCGAGGACGAAATCCGGCTCGTCCGAGATCGGCGCCCCCGCGAACGAGGCGTCGCTGACGGCCCCGACCGTTTCGGGGATCAGGACGCGCGTCCGGTCGGCCTCGAGTCGAGCGGCGTCCCTGGCAATCGCGGCGAACAGCGAGCGGGCGGCATCCTCGTCGTCCCAGGCGCTAACGCCGTACTCGACCCAGTGTTCGGTCTCGCCCGCCTCCGTCTCCCGGTCGTAGGTCCGGTTCCGGTAGCTCACGCCGGCGACGCCGCTCGGCCGATCGACCGTGAACACGCCCTCGTCGGCGGCGAACCGCTCGAGGTCCGCTCGAATGAGTTCTCGCAGGGCCCACGACTCGTCCGGGTCGAGCGCCAGTCCCCGGAGGTGGTCTCGAGCCGCGCTCTGGTTCCAGTAGCGCCACGCCCGTGCCGCGTTGTCGGCGGTCGACACCGGATCGGGACCGGACACATCGGAGTCGGGGGCAGGGTGCGCCCAGCGGA
It contains:
- a CDS encoding ubiquitin-like small modifier protein 1, with protein sequence MTTSTSTSLEWKLFADLAEHAGDREVTVAAEPGDTVGDALDALLEDRPALAERVLEDGELRSQINLLRNGADVRSQEEGLETELEAGDELALFPPVSGG
- a CDS encoding GNAT family N-acetyltransferase, with the protein product MRDSHTRPGDGTDADDDLEIRQATLEDQDAVVELTSDIWTDRGGDYLQYVYPDWLEDPDEDHKRTFLVDANRSDAGGDDVAVAGLVQAVMLSSDEAWFQGLRIHGDYRRRGLSQRLNRACFDWARERGATVGRLMIFSWNAPALGASRSAGYEPATEFRWAHPAPDSDVSGPDPVSTADNAARAWRYWNQSAARDHLRGLALDPDESWALRELIRADLERFAADEGVFTVDRPSGVAGVSYRNRTYDRETEAGETEHWVEYGVSAWDDEDAARSLFAAIARDAARLEADRTRVLIPETVGAVSDASFAGAPISDEPDFVLEIDLSGSHGQLE